Proteins from one Planctomycetota bacterium genomic window:
- a CDS encoding fumarate hydratase — protein MREIKTDIITSTIKKICMDAAYFIPEEVQQALKDSIKKEESTVGKEVLAQLVKNNELARNKQMPICQDTGTAVIFIELGQDVCLKGGYLYDAINEGVRQGYTEGYLRKSITIDPLNRKNTGDNTPAVIHTELVPGEKLKITFIAKGGGSENMGKLIMLPPSAGIAGVKKFVVETIKTAGSNPCPPIVVGIGIGSTFDGVAVLAKRALLRPLGTANPDPYYAKLEQELLTDINNTGIGPSGLGGRITALAVHIERASCHITALPVAVNLNCHAARYKTITI, from the coding sequence ATGCGGGAAATTAAAACCGATATCATCACTTCCACCATCAAGAAAATCTGCATGGACGCCGCCTATTTTATTCCAGAGGAGGTCCAGCAGGCATTGAAAGATTCGATAAAAAAGGAAGAATCCACGGTCGGGAAGGAAGTGCTGGCGCAGCTGGTTAAGAATAATGAACTGGCGCGCAATAAGCAGATGCCAATCTGCCAGGATACCGGCACCGCGGTCATCTTTATCGAGCTCGGACAGGATGTCTGCCTTAAGGGCGGCTATCTTTATGACGCGATTAACGAGGGCGTCCGCCAGGGCTATACCGAAGGCTACTTGAGGAAATCCATCACCATCGACCCCTTGAACAGAAAGAACACCGGAGACAACACCCCGGCGGTTATCCATACGGAACTCGTCCCGGGAGAAAAGCTCAAAATCACCTTTATCGCCAAAGGCGGCGGCAGCGAGAATATGGGAAAACTGATTATGCTCCCCCCTTCTGCCGGAATCGCGGGCGTAAAGAAGTTTGTCGTAGAGACGATTAAAACCGCCGGCTCCAATCCCTGCCCACCGATAGTGGTCGGAATCGGAATCGGCAGCACCTTTGACGGAGTGGCGGTCCTGGCAAAGCGGGCGCTCCTGAGGCCTTTGGGAACAGCTAATCCCGACCCGTATTACGCGAAACTGGAGCAGGAATTATTGACGGATATAAATAATACCGGAATCGGGCCTTCGGGACTGGGCGGAAGAATCACAGCCTTGGCGGTTCATATCGAAAGAGCTTCCTGCCATATCACTGCACTGCCGGTGGCGGTCAATTTGAATTGCCACGCCGCACGCTATAAAACAATCACTATTTAA
- a CDS encoding 2-oxoacid:acceptor oxidoreductase family protein gives MNKEIIFSGLGGQGIILTGYIAGKAASIYDDLFATMVQSYGPESRGGSCSTQVIVSDKDVTYPIVTHPDVLIVMSQGAYNKYAADLKPGGIMLVEQDMVKMDAPRKDVKIFKIPASKLAEEVGKRMVANIVMLGFFAAKAKVVSEKAMQEAIKSSVPPGTEELNIKAFLKGFNYAGN, from the coding sequence ATGAATAAGGAAATTATATTCAGCGGGCTTGGCGGGCAGGGGATAATACTCACCGGGTATATCGCCGGCAAGGCCGCCAGCATTTACGACGACCTCTTCGCGACCATGGTCCAGAGCTACGGGCCGGAATCGCGCGGCGGCTCCTGCAGCACGCAGGTAATCGTTTCCGATAAAGACGTCACCTACCCGATCGTCACCCATCCGGACGTCCTGATAGTCATGTCCCAGGGCGCTTATAATAAATACGCCGCCGACCTTAAGCCGGGCGGAATCATGCTCGTCGAACAGGATATGGTTAAAATGGACGCGCCCCGTAAAGACGTCAAGATATTCAAGATACCGGCAAGCAAGCTGGCCGAAGAAGTCGGCAAGCGCATGGTTGCCAATATCGTCATGCTCGGCTTCTTCGCCGCCAAGGCAAAAGTGGTCTCGGAAAAGGCCATGCAGGAAGCCATTAAATCCTCCGTTCCCCCCGGAACAGAGGAGCTTAATATCAAGGCTTTTCTGAAAGGATTTAATTATGCGGGAAATTAA
- a CDS encoding 2-oxoacid:ferredoxin oxidoreductase subunit beta gives MLEKPDMLHPLDEYVREERMPHIWCSGCGLGVALNVFLNTLVNTGTPKNKIAVVSGIGCSGRIAGYINVDSFHTTHGRAIPFATGLKLARPDLTVIVFSGEGDLIAIGGNHFIHAARRNVDITVICVNNSNYGMTGGQASPTTPLNAITSSTPYGNFAFPMSLPYLAAASGAVYVSRWTVYHARQLELSMRKAILKQGFSFLEIISPCPTLYARNNKIGSGLDMMKFYQKNTLTDHKAQLKDINIVRKEKIVVGNFVDIKRSSYLGLTTERRSNTMQKGKVFKMAEEERDRH, from the coding sequence ATGTTAGAAAAGCCCGATATGCTCCATCCTCTTGACGAATACGTCAGGGAAGAGCGCATGCCCCACATCTGGTGTTCCGGATGCGGGCTGGGCGTTGCCCTGAATGTCTTTTTGAATACGCTGGTCAATACCGGAACCCCAAAGAACAAGATTGCCGTAGTTTCCGGCATCGGCTGCTCCGGGCGCATCGCCGGATATATAAATGTAGATTCTTTCCATACCACGCACGGGCGGGCGATTCCGTTCGCGACCGGATTAAAACTAGCACGGCCGGATTTGACGGTTATTGTATTTTCCGGGGAAGGCGACTTGATTGCCATCGGCGGCAACCATTTCATCCACGCGGCGCGCCGCAACGTCGATATCACCGTCATCTGCGTCAATAATTCCAATTACGGGATGACCGGCGGGCAGGCAAGCCCGACCACCCCGCTTAACGCGATAACCTCGAGCACTCCATACGGCAATTTCGCGTTTCCGATGAGCCTTCCGTATCTCGCGGCGGCTTCGGGCGCGGTTTATGTTTCCCGCTGGACCGTTTACCACGCGCGGCAGCTGGAATTATCCATGCGCAAAGCCATCTTAAAACAGGGATTCAGCTTCCTGGAAATAATCTCGCCCTGCCCGACCCTTTACGCGCGCAATAATAAAATCGGAAGCGGACTTGACATGATGAAATTCTACCAGAAAAACACCTTGACAGACCATAAAGCCCAGCTTAAGGATATAAATATCGTCCGCAAGGAGAAAATCGTGGTCGGCAACTTTGTCGATATCAAACGCTCCAGCTACCTGGGCTTGACCACCGAGCGCCGGAGCAACACCATGCAAAAAGGCAAGGTATTTAAAATGGCCGAAGAAGAAAGAGACAGGCATTAG
- a CDS encoding 2-oxoacid:acceptor oxidoreductase subunit alpha, giving the protein MSENEPVLTGTHFINGDIACAEGALAAGCTFFGGYPITPATEIAERMSERLPLIGGVFIQMEDEIASMAAILGASWGGKKSMTSTSGPGFSLMMENIGLGIMTETPCVVVDVQRGGPSTGLPTLVAQADMMQARWGSHGTYEIIALCPNSPQEMFDLTIQAFNFAEKYRLPVLVMADEVIAHMTGKVVIPPASQIKLYPRRHTKLPPGEYIPYKPEKDLVPDMVNAGEGYYIHITGLTHEENGYPKIDAATQQKSVQRLVDKIVVNRKDILMYEEKYLEDAEIVVCAYGITSRIAMRPIEQARKEGIKVGMFRLITAWPFPEEEIREIAGRVKAFIVPELNAGQMVREVERAVAGKAKVTLLPHMGGEPHNPDTILEAIKKAVK; this is encoded by the coding sequence ATGTCTGAAAACGAACCGGTTTTAACGGGCACCCACTTCATCAACGGCGATATCGCCTGCGCCGAGGGCGCCTTGGCCGCCGGATGCACTTTCTTCGGCGGATACCCCATCACCCCGGCGACCGAAATAGCCGAGCGGATGTCCGAAAGGCTCCCGCTGATAGGCGGCGTCTTTATCCAGATGGAGGATGAAATCGCTTCAATGGCGGCGATTCTGGGCGCTTCCTGGGGCGGCAAGAAATCCATGACCTCAACCTCCGGCCCAGGCTTCAGCCTGATGATGGAAAATATCGGGCTTGGAATCATGACCGAAACTCCCTGCGTGGTGGTGGATGTCCAGCGCGGCGGACCTTCTACGGGACTGCCCACTCTGGTCGCACAGGCGGATATGATGCAGGCGCGCTGGGGCTCCCACGGGACTTATGAAATCATAGCCCTGTGCCCCAATTCTCCCCAGGAGATGTTCGACCTGACCATCCAGGCATTTAACTTCGCGGAAAAATACAGACTGCCCGTCTTGGTCATGGCTGATGAAGTGATTGCCCATATGACCGGCAAGGTTGTCATCCCGCCGGCTTCCCAGATAAAGCTCTATCCCCGCAGGCATACGAAACTGCCTCCGGGTGAATATATACCTTATAAACCGGAAAAAGACCTCGTTCCGGATATGGTCAATGCCGGCGAAGGTTATTACATACATATTACTGGACTGACGCACGAGGAAAACGGCTATCCCAAGATAGACGCGGCAACCCAGCAGAAATCCGTCCAGCGGCTGGTTGATAAAATTGTGGTTAATAGAAAAGATATCCTCATGTATGAGGAAAAATACCTGGAAGACGCGGAGATTGTTGTCTGCGCTTACGGGATAACATCCAGAATCGCCATGCGCCCGATTGAACAGGCGCGCAAAGAAGGCATCAAAGTCGGGATGTTCCGCCTGATTACCGCTTGGCCGTTCCCTGAGGAAGAAATCAGGGAAATCGCCGGCCGGGTAAAGGCGTTTATCGTCCCGGAACTTAACGCCGGGCAGATGGTCCGCGAAGTGGAGCGGGCGGTTGCCGGAAAAGCCAAGGTGACTTTACTACCCCATATGGGCGGCGAACCGCATAATCCTGATACGATACTTGAAGCTATAAAGAAAGCGGTGAAATGA
- a CDS encoding 4Fe-4S dicluster domain-containing protein, with product MKSTSDLLKDKLKIKVTKVPKGELVTISERCKGCEYCISFCPKAVLAMSPEYNSKGYHYPLVKSPELCSGCNNCGLLCPDFAIYIKKSKGAKTEDPGDGSAS from the coding sequence ATGAAATCGACTAGTGACTTACTGAAAGATAAACTCAAGATAAAGGTCACCAAAGTACCCAAGGGAGAGCTTGTTACCATATCCGAACGCTGCAAAGGATGCGAATATTGCATCAGTTTCTGTCCCAAAGCCGTCCTAGCAATGTCCCCCGAATATAACAGCAAAGGCTACCACTACCCTCTGGTAAAATCACCGGAACTATGCAGCGGGTGCAATAATTGCGGGCTTTTATGCCCGGATTTCGCCATCTATATCAAGAAATCAAAGGGAGCGAAAACGGAAGACCCCGGCGACGGGTCGGCTTCCTAA
- a CDS encoding NAD(P)H-hydrate epimerase, translated as MKYLSRKEMQELDRRTIEEYGISGMVLMENAGRAVALEALKMLKSKKGSALTHHKNIRRVLEAKRSGIVHIICGSGNNGGDGFVAARHLFNSGVKVKVFYLGNLKEALAKTGDAATNLKIALKMRLPVMESTVKPLNGLNPSLIIDAIFGIGLTRPINGPIKELVESINRSKIPVIAVDVPSGLDCDKGIPLGIAIKADKTITFGAPKTGFKNKLAKKYLGKLIVSDISIPRFLF; from the coding sequence ATGAAATATCTTTCCAGGAAAGAGATGCAGGAACTCGACCGCCGGACTATCGAGGAATACGGCATTTCGGGAATGGTCCTCATGGAAAATGCCGGCAGAGCTGTCGCATTGGAAGCTCTCAAGATGCTAAAATCCAAGAAAGGAAGTGCGCTGACCCACCACAAAAATATTCGTCGCGTTCTCGAAGCGAAGCGGAGCGGGATAGTTCATATTATCTGCGGCTCAGGGAATAACGGAGGCGACGGATTTGTTGCCGCGCGTCACCTCTTTAATTCCGGCGTAAAGGTCAAAGTATTCTATCTGGGCAATCTTAAAGAAGCCCTGGCCAAAACCGGCGACGCGGCTACCAACTTGAAAATCGCCCTGAAGATGCGCCTCCCCGTAATGGAATCAACGGTTAAACCGTTAAACGGTCTAAACCCATCACTTATCATAGACGCTATCTTCGGCATTGGCTTAACACGTCCGATAAACGGCCCTATAAAAGAACTGGTTGAATCTATCAACCGCTCTAAAATACCGGTTATTGCGGTGGACGTCCCTTCAGGTCTCGATTGCGACAAAGGTATCCCGTTGGGTATAGCTATCAAAGCGGACAAAACCATCACCTTCGGCGCGCCTAAAACGGGATTCAAGAACAAGTTAGCCAAAAAATACCTGGGAAAACTTATTGTTTCCGATATCAGCATTCCGCGCTTTTTATTTTAG
- a CDS encoding MBL fold metallo-hydrolase — protein MNVATLIVGPIQACCYVVNFPPDSEALVIDPGGDGEEIVNYLKKKKLKPVYLVNTHGHIDHIGANAELKKAFPDALLCIHPSDSAMLGASHKNLSTELGFSYTSPEPDKLLEGNDSLKIGKHEFKILHTPGHTLGGISLLHQPSGIKAVPTIFTGDTLFQMGVGRTDFPGGSMQELIRNIKEKILSLPDDTVVYPGHGPATTVGAEKHGNPFL, from the coding sequence ATGAATGTAGCAACTTTGATTGTCGGTCCCATCCAGGCGTGTTGTTATGTGGTAAATTTTCCGCCGGATTCCGAAGCCCTTGTCATCGACCCGGGCGGTGATGGGGAAGAAATCGTCAACTATCTTAAGAAGAAAAAGCTGAAACCGGTTTATCTCGTCAATACCCACGGGCATATCGACCATATCGGGGCGAACGCGGAATTGAAGAAGGCATTCCCGGATGCCCTGCTCTGCATCCATCCTTCTGATTCAGCAATGCTGGGCGCCTCGCATAAAAATCTCTCCACGGAACTCGGCTTTTCCTATACCTCGCCTGAACCCGATAAACTTCTTGAAGGAAACGATTCCCTAAAGATAGGGAAACACGAGTTTAAAATTCTCCATACGCCGGGACACACCCTGGGCGGCATTTCCCTGTTGCATCAACCGTCCGGGATTAAAGCCGTTCCGACTATATTTACCGGCGACACCCTTTTCCAGATGGGAGTGGGGAGGACGGATTTCCCCGGCGGCTCGATGCAGGAATTAATACGGAACATTAAGGAAAAGATATTATCACTGCCGGATGATACGGTGGTTTATCCTGGCCACGGACCGGCAACGACCGTCGGCGCGGAAAAGCACGGTAATCCTTTTTTGTAA
- a CDS encoding DNA polymerase III subunit alpha yields MKKSDFVHLHLHSQYSLLDGFATFENIFQITKRLQMNAVALTDHGNLFGAVEFYQNALKNGIKPIVGCEMYVAPGKMTEKTHSNNEELYYHLTLLVKDETGYKNLLKLSSIAYQQGFYYKPRIDKEVLANHCSGLIVLSGCMSSEISYHLNHRKPEKAFEVASFYKDLLGEDFYIELQNHGIKEQEEIIKGQVKISKELNIPVAATNDVHYLARDDSKVHDVLLCIATNKLVTDSNRLKMSTDEFYYKTPDEMKAIFSEIPDAIKNTVRISDACNLEMRFGDYHLPKFKPPEGKSSAAYLRALCETGLNMRYGTPTDVARKRLEYELGVIEKMGFADYFLIVWDFIRYARQNNISVGPGRGSSAGSLLAYTLEITDIDPLKYDLLFERFMNPGRRELPDIDVDFNQEGREQVINYVRQKYGNDSVAQIITFGTMKARAAVRDVGRVLGMPLFEVDRLAKRIPDTLGITLREALDSDKELKSLYQNKKETKELFDISMKLEGLCRHASTHAAGVVIADKVLTEYTPLYNNSGVITTQYDMDQLQKIGLLKVDMLALATLPVIDNCVKIVEKNRNIKIDIQKIPLNDKDTYRLLSSGDTKGVFQLESAGMRDLEQKLKPDIFEDIIALIALYRPGPLKSRMVDDYILRKHGEEKTTYLHPTLEPILKETNGVVLYQEQVMRIANRLGGLSLAEADALRKAMGKKIVELASHYREQFVNGSVKNGIKSDIANGIYDLLEFFAGYGFNKSHSAAYAMTSYRTAYLKAHYPVEYMAALLTTHRHTTDKIVEYIEECKRMEIEIAPPDVNESESTFTVEGKKIRFGLSAVKNVGEAGVKTIITAREKDGKFRSFFNFCERVDLSIVDKQVMESFIKCGAFDSLGHHRAQLMAIADKTIKIAAQKQSDRKSGQLNLLSTKTGSDSETNYSAYFDINRINPWSQEELLKMEKEATGLYITGHPLVKYEKIIKELSSHNTETLNSLNEEVDVKIGGIVSGVQSSLRRGGNGKSEKRLIFKLRDLTGMIDAIVYLDELKRHKDLIREDRIIFIKGKLSIRQGITAIKVREVAPLAHAYEELARSVTINLSVTGLEERIIQGVKDVLQAHPGNCPVFIYITTPENQKILLKTGTDFIVSPSERFIQDIEEIIGAGHLTFNH; encoded by the coding sequence ATGAAAAAAAGCGATTTCGTCCACCTGCATCTCCACAGCCAGTATAGTTTGCTGGACGGATTTGCCACATTCGAGAATATTTTCCAGATAACAAAAAGATTGCAGATGAACGCCGTCGCGCTGACGGACCACGGCAACCTTTTCGGGGCGGTTGAGTTTTACCAAAACGCCCTAAAAAACGGCATAAAACCGATTGTCGGGTGTGAAATGTACGTAGCACCGGGCAAGATGACGGAGAAAACGCATTCCAATAACGAGGAGCTTTATTACCACCTCACCTTGCTTGTGAAGGACGAGACCGGCTACAAGAACCTGCTTAAGCTTTCTTCAATCGCGTACCAGCAGGGCTTTTATTACAAGCCCAGGATTGACAAAGAAGTCCTGGCTAACCATTGTTCCGGGCTTATTGTCTTAAGCGGCTGCATGAGTTCGGAAATTTCTTATCACCTTAACCACCGCAAGCCGGAAAAAGCATTCGAGGTCGCCTCCTTTTACAAGGATTTATTGGGAGAGGATTTTTACATCGAACTGCAAAACCACGGCATAAAAGAGCAGGAAGAAATCATCAAGGGGCAGGTAAAAATATCCAAAGAACTCAATATCCCGGTTGCCGCCACCAATGATGTCCATTACCTAGCCAGGGATGATTCCAAGGTCCATGATGTGCTCCTGTGCATTGCCACGAACAAGCTCGTCACCGATTCCAACCGTCTCAAGATGTCGACGGATGAATTCTATTATAAAACACCCGATGAAATGAAAGCCATTTTTTCCGAAATACCTGACGCGATAAAAAACACCGTCCGGATATCGGATGCCTGCAACCTGGAAATGCGCTTTGGGGATTACCACCTGCCTAAATTCAAGCCTCCTGAAGGGAAAAGCTCGGCGGCATACCTGCGTGCGCTGTGCGAAACAGGATTGAATATGCGTTATGGAACACCAACGGACGTAGCCAGGAAGCGCCTGGAATACGAGCTGGGCGTGATTGAAAAAATGGGCTTCGCGGATTACTTCCTTATCGTCTGGGATTTTATCCGTTACGCGCGGCAGAATAATATTTCCGTCGGTCCCGGCCGCGGCTCCAGCGCCGGGTCTTTGCTGGCATATACGCTTGAAATCACGGATATTGACCCTTTAAAATACGATTTGCTCTTTGAGCGTTTTATGAATCCCGGGCGGCGCGAACTGCCGGATATCGATGTTGATTTCAACCAGGAAGGCCGCGAACAGGTGATAAATTATGTCCGGCAAAAATACGGGAATGATAGTGTCGCGCAAATCATTACCTTCGGAACCATGAAGGCGCGTGCCGCGGTGCGCGACGTCGGTCGCGTTTTGGGCATGCCTTTGTTCGAAGTGGACCGGCTGGCAAAACGCATACCGGATACGCTAGGGATAACCTTAAGGGAAGCGCTGGATTCAGATAAGGAATTGAAAAGCTTATACCAAAACAAGAAAGAAACAAAAGAATTATTCGATATTTCAATGAAACTGGAAGGGCTTTGCCGCCACGCCTCAACACATGCGGCCGGAGTCGTCATTGCCGATAAAGTCCTTACTGAATATACCCCTCTTTATAATAATTCCGGCGTCATTACCACCCAGTACGATATGGACCAGTTGCAGAAAATAGGTCTCTTGAAAGTTGATATGCTCGCCTTGGCGACTTTGCCGGTCATAGATAATTGCGTTAAAATAGTGGAAAAGAACCGTAATATCAAAATAGATATCCAAAAAATCCCCTTGAATGACAAGGATACCTACCGCTTATTGAGCAGCGGCGATACCAAAGGCGTCTTTCAGCTGGAATCCGCCGGCATGCGTGACCTGGAACAGAAATTAAAACCCGATATTTTCGAAGATATCATCGCCTTGATTGCTTTATACCGCCCGGGCCCCTTGAAAAGCCGCATGGTGGATGACTACATCCTGCGCAAGCACGGGGAGGAAAAAACCACCTATTTACACCCGACACTCGAACCAATCTTGAAAGAAACAAACGGCGTTGTTCTCTACCAAGAGCAAGTTATGCGCATCGCTAACCGGCTGGGGGGCTTGAGTCTGGCAGAAGCCGATGCGCTCCGCAAAGCCATGGGCAAAAAAATAGTGGAATTAGCCAGCCATTACCGCGAACAATTCGTCAACGGCTCGGTCAAAAACGGGATTAAATCCGATATCGCCAATGGTATTTATGACCTGCTGGAATTCTTTGCCGGATACGGTTTTAACAAATCGCACTCGGCCGCTTATGCGATGACTTCATACCGGACCGCTTACCTTAAAGCGCATTATCCGGTTGAATATATGGCCGCGCTTCTCACCACCCACCGCCATACAACCGATAAAATCGTGGAATACATCGAGGAATGCAAGCGCATGGAAATTGAAATCGCACCGCCAGATGTTAATGAAAGCGAATCCACTTTTACCGTTGAAGGAAAGAAAATCCGCTTCGGCCTCTCGGCCGTAAAAAACGTCGGCGAGGCAGGCGTGAAAACAATAATCACCGCCCGCGAGAAAGACGGCAAATTCCGCTCTTTCTTCAATTTCTGCGAAAGAGTTGATTTGTCTATCGTAGACAAACAGGTCATGGAAAGCTTTATTAAATGCGGCGCTTTCGACTCCCTCGGTCATCACCGGGCACAACTGATGGCAATCGCCGATAAAACCATCAAGATTGCCGCCCAGAAACAATCGGACCGGAAATCTGGGCAGCTTAATCTCCTTTCCACAAAAACCGGCTCGGATAGCGAAACCAATTATTCCGCGTATTTTGATATTAACAGAATTAACCCGTGGAGCCAGGAAGAATTGCTTAAGATGGAAAAAGAGGCAACCGGGCTTTATATCACCGGCCATCCCCTAGTCAAGTATGAAAAAATCATCAAAGAACTCTCTTCCCATAATACGGAAACCCTTAACTCTTTAAACGAAGAGGTTGATGTTAAAATAGGCGGCATTGTTTCAGGCGTTCAATCGAGCCTCCGGCGGGGCGGAAACGGGAAAAGCGAGAAACGGCTCATCTTTAAACTAAGGGATTTAACCGGCATGATTGATGCGATTGTTTATCTGGATGAACTGAAAAGGCATAAAGACCTCATCCGGGAAGATAGAATTATATTTATCAAAGGGAAATTAAGCATCCGCCAGGGCATCACGGCTATAAAGGTAAGGGAAGTCGCACCCCTGGCGCACGCTTATGAAGAACTTGCCCGAAGCGTCACTATCAACCTTTCAGTTACCGGCCTGGAAGAACGCATCATCCAGGGCGTGAAAGATGTCCTTCAGGCGCATCCCGGTAATTGCCCAGTTTTTATTTATATCACCACTCCGGAAAACCAGAAAATTCTCCTTAAAACAGGCACGGATTTCATCGTTTCCCCCTCTGAAAGATTCATACAGGATATCGAGGAAATTATCGGCGCCGGGCATTTAACGTTTAATCATTAG
- a CDS encoding ribulose-phosphate 3-epimerase, whose amino-acid sequence MDIKVGASILSADFSNLKGELKKCEDAGVDIIHLDIMDGHFVPNLTFGPVVVEAVRKHTRLPLDAHLMIRNPSRYIPEFLRAGVDIITVHAECYPWAGSANEKLSGEEKELLANLERTSVIKYVQRVDLAKLKRDLGIIKGADVKAAVSLNPGTPLCFDAQLLAEMDMVLIMSVNPGFSGQKFMEAVVPKIRQLHAIYKGDIAVDGGINDKTAPLVVKAGANILVTASYFFSSPNHKKAVATLKSMG is encoded by the coding sequence ATGGATATAAAAGTCGGGGCAAGCATCCTTTCCGCGGATTTTTCCAACCTTAAGGGCGAGCTTAAGAAATGCGAAGACGCCGGAGTCGATATCATACACCTCGACATAATGGACGGGCATTTTGTGCCGAACCTTACCTTCGGTCCGGTGGTGGTGGAAGCTGTCCGCAAACACACCAGGCTTCCTTTGGACGCGCACCTCATGATTCGCAACCCCTCGCGTTACATACCGGAATTCCTGAGGGCGGGTGTTGATATCATCACCGTCCACGCGGAATGCTATCCCTGGGCCGGAAGCGCCAACGAGAAACTCTCCGGCGAGGAAAAGGAGCTCCTGGCGAACCTCGAACGGACATCCGTCATCAAATACGTCCAGCGGGTGGATTTGGCAAAACTTAAAAGGGATTTGGGAATCATCAAAGGTGCGGATGTCAAAGCGGCGGTTTCCCTGAACCCCGGCACGCCTTTGTGTTTTGACGCCCAGCTTTTGGCGGAGATGGATATGGTGCTGATTATGTCCGTCAATCCGGGATTTTCGGGGCAGAAGTTCATGGAAGCGGTCGTCCCGAAGATAAGGCAGCTTCACGCGATTTACAAAGGGGATATCGCGGTGGATGGCGGGATAAACGATAAAACCGCGCCGCTGGTGGTAAAGGCCGGGGCAAATATTTTAGTGACGGCCAGCTACTTTTTTTCCTCGCCCAACCATAAAAAAGCGGTGGCCACCCTGAAGAGCATGGGTTAA